One region of Micromonospora ureilytica genomic DNA includes:
- a CDS encoding type II toxin-antitoxin system VapC family toxin, whose product MIYLDSAAVVKLVRQEACSADLVSWLNAQGDVPLVSSALVEVEVPRALRRSAPQALIGVPAAVGRLFRLEIDGTVRATAAAFAEPTLRSLDAIHLATAQVLTNESGAALVAFVSYDRRLLDCAKAAGLPVASPGQN is encoded by the coding sequence GTGATCTACCTCGACTCCGCCGCCGTCGTGAAGTTGGTTCGGCAGGAGGCGTGCAGCGCTGACCTTGTCTCCTGGCTCAACGCCCAGGGCGACGTCCCACTGGTCTCCTCCGCTCTCGTCGAGGTTGAGGTGCCCAGAGCGTTGCGCCGATCAGCCCCGCAAGCGTTGATCGGAGTGCCGGCGGCCGTCGGACGCCTCTTCCGGCTGGAGATCGACGGCACTGTCCGCGCGACCGCCGCCGCGTTCGCCGAGCCGACGCTACGCAGCCTCGACGCCATCCACCTTGCCACGGCCCAGGTCCTGACCAACGAGTCCGGAGCGGCACTTGTCGCCTTCGTCAGTTACGACCGGCGACTGCTTGACTGTGCCAAGGCCGCAGGGTTGCCCGTGGCAAGCCCAGGCCAGAACTGA
- the kynU gene encoding kynureninase → MYTSAEEAHRRDEADPGHRHLFHVPPADGGDHPESAYLAGNSLGLQPRATRDELLADLDAWGRLGVEGHLEAERAWLPYHELLTGPAARLVGARPTEAVVMNSLTVNLHLLMVSFYRPAGARTRIVIEDAAFPSDSYAVRSQARFHGLDPDDTVVRLRPRDGEDALRTEDVTDYLAAEGDRVALLLLGGVNYLTGELLDIPAITAAGRAAGAVVGWDLAHAVGNVPLALHDWDVDFAAWCSYKYLNSGPGALAGVFVHERHLGDESLPRFEGWWSTAATTRFEMTPVSRPPATVEAWQISNPPIFAMGPVRTSLELFDAVGMTALRARSQRLTGWLESLLDEVTVGRPLRVVTPRDPARRGCQLSVRIGSGSAAELTKRLRYEHGVIADAREPDVVRFAPVPLYSTYLDCWRAATALASTVGQVTS, encoded by the coding sequence ATGTACACCTCAGCAGAAGAAGCGCATCGCCGCGACGAGGCCGACCCCGGCCACCGGCACCTGTTCCACGTGCCACCGGCCGACGGCGGCGACCACCCGGAGTCGGCGTACCTGGCCGGCAACTCGCTCGGCCTGCAACCTCGGGCCACCCGCGACGAACTCCTGGCCGACCTGGACGCGTGGGGGCGGCTCGGCGTGGAGGGGCACCTGGAGGCGGAGCGCGCCTGGCTGCCGTACCACGAGTTGTTGACCGGGCCGGCCGCGCGACTGGTCGGCGCCCGGCCCACGGAGGCCGTGGTGATGAACTCGCTCACTGTCAACCTGCACCTGCTGATGGTGAGTTTCTACCGACCGGCCGGCGCGCGCACCCGCATCGTCATCGAGGACGCCGCGTTCCCCTCGGACAGCTACGCAGTGCGCAGCCAGGCGCGGTTCCACGGCCTGGACCCGGACGACACGGTGGTCCGGCTGCGTCCGCGCGACGGTGAGGACGCCCTGCGCACCGAGGACGTGACGGACTACCTGGCCGCCGAGGGCGACCGGGTGGCGCTGCTGCTGCTCGGCGGGGTCAACTACCTCACCGGCGAGCTGCTGGACATCCCGGCGATCACGGCTGCCGGCCGGGCCGCCGGCGCGGTGGTCGGTTGGGACCTGGCCCACGCGGTCGGCAACGTGCCGCTGGCCCTGCACGACTGGGACGTCGACTTCGCCGCGTGGTGCTCCTACAAGTACCTGAACTCCGGCCCGGGCGCCCTGGCGGGCGTCTTCGTGCACGAGCGGCACCTCGGCGACGAGTCCCTGCCCCGCTTCGAGGGATGGTGGAGCACCGCGGCGACCACCCGGTTCGAGATGACGCCGGTGTCCCGGCCACCGGCCACCGTGGAGGCCTGGCAGATCTCCAACCCGCCGATCTTTGCGATGGGCCCGGTGCGTACCTCGCTGGAGCTGTTCGACGCTGTGGGAATGACCGCGCTGCGCGCCCGCAGCCAGCGCCTCACCGGCTGGCTGGAGTCGCTGCTCGACGAGGTGACCGTCGGTCGACCGCTGCGGGTGGTCACCCCGCGCGACCCGGCCCGCCGGGGCTGCCAGCTCTCCGTGCGCATCGGGTCCGGCAGCGCCGCCGAGCTGACCAAACGCCTACGGTACGAACACGGGGTCATCGCCGACGCCCGCGAACCGGATGTCGTCCGGTTCGCCCCGGTGCCGCTGTACTCCACGTACCTCGACTGCTGGCGGGCCGCCACCGCGCTGGCGTCCACCGTCGGGCAGGTGACCTCATGA
- a CDS encoding type II toxin-antitoxin system Phd/YefM family antitoxin has product MERIGVRELNQNTSQVLARVSGGETVEITDRGHPIARLVPISDDRSVLAKLVVAGRAVAPTGSGPVPLPPKLGAEDVDVAATLAEMRDEERW; this is encoded by the coding sequence ATGGAGCGTATCGGGGTCCGAGAGCTGAACCAGAACACGAGTCAGGTCCTGGCTCGGGTGAGTGGTGGCGAGACGGTCGAGATCACCGATCGTGGGCATCCGATCGCCCGACTGGTTCCGATCAGCGACGACAGGTCTGTGCTGGCCAAGCTCGTAGTGGCGGGGCGGGCCGTCGCGCCAACTGGGAGCGGCCCTGTCCCGCTTCCGCCAAAGCTCGGCGCCGAGGACGTGGACGTGGCTGCCACGCTCGCCGAGATGCGAGACGAGGAGCGCTGGTGA
- a CDS encoding Lrp/AsnC family transcriptional regulator: MDDMDWALLRELQADARLSFSELSRRVHLSPPSVAERVRRLEETGVITGYHAHVDLSRAGRTVVALIRMSCYGARCILHDPAVAGWPEILEIHRITGDACSMLKVAAGSIGAFEGVIDRLAPYGQPSSTMVLSSPLNWQPVTPLPATGPVPRPR, encoded by the coding sequence GTGGACGACATGGACTGGGCGCTGCTGCGCGAGTTGCAGGCCGACGCGCGGCTCTCCTTCAGCGAGTTGTCCCGGCGGGTGCACCTGTCGCCACCGTCGGTCGCGGAGCGGGTCCGCCGGCTGGAGGAAACCGGGGTCATCACCGGCTACCACGCCCACGTCGACCTGAGCCGCGCCGGCCGTACCGTTGTCGCGCTGATCCGAATGTCCTGCTACGGCGCGCGATGCATCCTGCACGACCCGGCGGTGGCGGGCTGGCCGGAGATCCTGGAGATCCACCGGATCACCGGGGACGCGTGCAGCATGCTGAAGGTCGCCGCCGGCTCGATCGGCGCCTTCGAGGGGGTCATCGACCGTCTCGCCCCGTACGGCCAACCGTCGAGCACGATGGTCCTCTCCTCCCCGCTGAACTGGCAGCCCGTAACCCCCCTCCCCGCCACTGGGCCCGTCCCTCGCCCACGCTGA
- a CDS encoding class F sortase has product MRASGRLVARASRRLRRVAGQAVSASVTTTDPAVRPLPPRRPAGPPSTRLRFGTSPGLPVLAIAALMVLIVAMLGVEQVTGMSLLPDRLSAGLRPPPKKFPVLPASHPTSLAIEKIDLRAPVHDVGIAPDGTIAVPDAARAQEAGWYDQGPTPGQYGPAVIVGHVDTTSGPAVFHKIRELRSGDEIEVTRTDQRVAVFEVNSVEKFDKDRLPVDEVYGDFSRPSLRLITCGGQWVGGETGYADNVVVFASLVKARGG; this is encoded by the coding sequence CTGCGCGCGTCCGGCCGACTGGTGGCCCGTGCCTCCAGGCGACTGCGCCGGGTCGCCGGGCAGGCCGTGTCTGCCAGCGTCACCACCACCGACCCGGCCGTCCGCCCGCTGCCGCCGCGGCGTCCGGCCGGGCCGCCGTCGACCCGACTGCGTTTCGGTACGAGCCCAGGGTTGCCGGTGCTGGCCATCGCCGCGCTGATGGTGCTGATCGTGGCGATGCTCGGCGTCGAGCAGGTGACCGGAATGAGCCTGTTGCCGGACCGACTCAGCGCCGGCCTGCGACCGCCGCCGAAGAAGTTCCCGGTGCTGCCGGCAAGCCATCCGACAAGTCTCGCCATCGAGAAGATCGACCTGCGGGCGCCAGTACACGACGTGGGCATCGCTCCGGACGGCACGATCGCCGTGCCGGACGCGGCCCGCGCTCAGGAGGCCGGCTGGTACGACCAGGGGCCCACCCCGGGCCAGTACGGCCCAGCCGTGATCGTCGGGCACGTCGACACCACCAGCGGGCCGGCGGTCTTCCACAAGATCCGCGAGCTGCGCTCGGGTGACGAGATCGAGGTCACGCGCACCGACCAGCGTGTGGCGGTCTTCGAGGTGAACTCGGTGGAGAAGTTCGACAAGGACCGACTGCCGGTGGACGAGGTGTACGGCGACTTCAGCCGCCCGAGTCTCCGCCTGATCACCTGCGGCGGCCAGTGGGTCGGCGGCGAGACCGGCTACGCGGACAACGTGGTGGTCTTCGCATCGTTGGTCAAGGCGCGTGGTGGTTGA
- a CDS encoding TioE family transcriptional regulator codes for MRNYERDGVLPPAQRTPNGYRRFTELHVKALSAYLALITGHGYAASGEIMRAVNRGDIDTALRTVDQGHALLQRDRETLDAVERAVATLTGTRPQPQSQKAVPISVLAHRLGLQPATLRKWERAGVLRPARDPVTHYRLYLPDDVRDAELAHLLRRGGYRLDHIAGVLRRVRDAGGAEPLAASLRQWRQRLTERGRAMLTGAARLADYVDAANRLAV; via the coding sequence GTGCGCAACTACGAACGAGACGGCGTCCTGCCGCCGGCCCAGCGCACCCCGAACGGCTACCGTCGCTTCACCGAGCTGCACGTCAAGGCACTGAGTGCCTACCTCGCCTTGATCACGGGCCACGGCTATGCGGCCAGCGGCGAGATCATGCGGGCCGTCAACCGGGGCGACATCGACACGGCGCTGCGCACCGTCGACCAGGGCCATGCCCTGCTCCAGCGCGATCGGGAGACCCTGGACGCGGTGGAGAGGGCGGTGGCGACGCTCACCGGAACGAGACCGCAACCGCAGAGCCAGAAAGCCGTGCCGATCAGCGTGCTGGCCCACCGGCTCGGTCTCCAGCCAGCCACCCTGCGCAAATGGGAGCGGGCCGGGGTGCTGCGGCCGGCACGTGATCCGGTGACCCACTACCGGCTCTACCTTCCCGACGACGTCCGGGACGCCGAACTCGCCCACCTGCTGCGCCGTGGCGGGTACCGGCTCGACCACATCGCCGGCGTGCTGCGTCGAGTGCGCGACGCCGGCGGCGCTGAACCGCTCGCCGCGTCGCTGCGGCAGTGGCGACAACGTCTCACCGAGCGCGGTCGGGCCATGCTCACCGGGGCCGCCCGGCTCGCCGATTACGTCGACGCCGCGAACAGGCTCGCAGTGTAG
- a CDS encoding DUF6194 family protein yields MASFLDLLAVSPDLLALGEPTHGESAFLQLRNEAFMSLTEHGYRSIAVESDRAAGLIADAFVQGVADVTLDRALAEGFSHGFGAAPANRDLLLRMREWNAGRPVTERLTFHGFDAPVELESAPSPRRHLNQVCHFLDLDRSAEIDDLIGDEALWNDTAAIWEPGRSVGRSTDAQRLRVLADDLVTELYLRAPWKSAGWQAAFVHATAAVALLRYHAAAAAPLAQEERFARLAAVRDALMAENLLAIRSAEAHRGPTLVFAHNTHLQRQQSTMTLASMQVSWAGAGAIVASLLGDRYAVIAGSLGASPALGIGPPAPATYEGRLQQETSLPRYLPTSDIAAAEQRTHDYRYFPLDRTIIEHADAILHIPTGVDAAVLAERIVALPDVEQVVASEENGSPEAAWGDRFFFVGPDRRQPFATIVEHDVPGFDEAAQLDRPGVFRLNLDLGRAEFERRFGFPPKAFEEHRHEFDFARLDTLVPHPGYAQHGFAGIVMPGPQLLPEIDGLLAIAHGRAVDRRERAARRATRPEPEA; encoded by the coding sequence ATGGCATCTTTTCTCGACCTGCTGGCGGTATCCCCGGACCTGCTCGCGCTCGGCGAACCAACGCATGGTGAGTCCGCCTTCCTGCAGCTCCGCAACGAGGCCTTCATGTCGCTGACGGAGCATGGCTACCGCTCGATCGCCGTGGAGAGCGACCGAGCGGCCGGGCTGATCGCCGACGCGTTCGTGCAGGGCGTCGCCGACGTGACGCTCGACCGCGCGCTCGCCGAAGGGTTCAGCCACGGGTTCGGCGCGGCACCGGCCAACCGCGACCTCCTGCTGCGGATGCGGGAATGGAACGCCGGACGGCCGGTCACCGAGCGCCTGACGTTCCACGGCTTCGACGCCCCGGTGGAACTGGAGAGCGCTCCGAGCCCGCGCCGCCACCTCAACCAGGTCTGCCACTTCCTCGACCTGGACCGGTCGGCCGAGATCGACGACCTGATCGGGGACGAGGCACTGTGGAATGACACGGCCGCGATCTGGGAACCGGGCCGGTCCGTCGGGCGCTCGACCGACGCCCAGCGACTGCGGGTGCTCGCCGACGACCTGGTGACCGAGTTGTACCTGCGGGCGCCGTGGAAGTCAGCGGGCTGGCAGGCGGCGTTCGTGCACGCCACGGCTGCGGTCGCGTTGCTGCGTTACCACGCCGCGGCCGCCGCGCCACTGGCCCAGGAGGAACGCTTCGCCCGCCTGGCCGCGGTCCGGGACGCGCTGATGGCCGAGAACCTGCTCGCGATCCGATCGGCCGAGGCACACCGTGGGCCCACACTGGTCTTCGCGCACAACACGCACCTCCAGCGCCAGCAGAGCACGATGACCCTGGCCAGCATGCAGGTGTCCTGGGCCGGCGCCGGGGCGATCGTCGCGTCGCTGCTGGGCGACCGGTACGCGGTGATCGCCGGCAGCCTCGGCGCGAGCCCGGCGCTCGGCATCGGGCCGCCCGCCCCCGCCACCTACGAAGGCAGACTCCAACAGGAGACCAGCCTTCCCCGGTACCTGCCGACGTCCGACATCGCAGCGGCCGAGCAGCGAACGCACGACTACCGCTACTTCCCGCTGGACCGGACGATCATCGAGCACGCCGACGCGATCCTGCACATTCCGACAGGTGTCGACGCGGCCGTGCTCGCCGAACGGATCGTCGCGCTGCCCGACGTCGAGCAGGTCGTGGCGAGCGAGGAGAACGGATCACCCGAGGCGGCCTGGGGCGACCGGTTCTTCTTCGTCGGCCCGGACCGTCGCCAGCCGTTCGCCACAATCGTCGAGCACGACGTGCCCGGCTTCGACGAGGCCGCACAGCTTGACCGCCCCGGCGTCTTCCGCCTCAACCTGGACCTGGGGCGGGCCGAGTTCGAGCGGCGGTTCGGCTTCCCGCCGAAGGCGTTCGAGGAGCACCGGCACGAGTTCGACTTCGCCCGACTGGACACCCTCGTGCCGCACCCGGGCTACGCCCAACACGGCTTCGCCGGCATCGTCATGCCCGGCCCGCAGCTGCTGCCCGAGATCGACGGGCTACTCGCGATCGCGCACGGCCGAGCGGTCGACCGCCGGGAGCGCGCAGCGCGCCGTGCGACCCGACCTGAACCCGAAGCCTGA
- a CDS encoding mechanosensitive ion channel family protein has translation MRYEDIVSAASVTPLALSDAVSVSCQGSTSCEWLYRITGSAWFAEGSYWILLKPLRVLLILALAMVARWALHRTIDRLVRTTTDGAVPTMLRPLRERVPTAAVDPAEFVPERRRQRAEAIGSVLRSLTTAFVFGIALLMILREFSFDLAPLLASAGIAGVALGFGAQSLVKDLIAGLFMLIEDQYGVGDNVDLGEAMGVVESVGLRVTTVRDGRGVLWYIRNGEIIRVGNKSQGWALVVVDLPIGFNSTEEATAVLRTAAASVAMDPELSPEIVEAPEVLGVEQVTVDGAVIRTVVKTTADGQFAVGRELRRRLAEALENSGITAQIAAARIYPGLSTRPLPEGETGQGGAT, from the coding sequence TTGCGGTACGAAGACATAGTGAGTGCCGCCAGCGTGACGCCCCTAGCCCTGTCCGACGCCGTCTCGGTGAGCTGCCAGGGCAGCACCTCCTGCGAGTGGCTCTACCGGATCACCGGGTCCGCCTGGTTCGCCGAGGGAAGCTACTGGATCCTGCTCAAACCGCTTCGGGTGCTGCTGATCCTGGCACTCGCGATGGTGGCCCGCTGGGCGCTGCACCGGACGATCGACCGGCTGGTGCGGACGACCACCGACGGTGCGGTGCCGACGATGCTGCGGCCACTACGCGAGCGGGTGCCCACCGCCGCGGTCGACCCGGCCGAGTTCGTACCCGAGCGGCGACGGCAGCGGGCCGAGGCGATCGGGTCGGTGCTGCGCAGCCTGACCACCGCGTTCGTCTTCGGCATCGCGCTGCTGATGATCCTGCGCGAATTCAGCTTCGACCTGGCGCCGCTGCTGGCCAGCGCGGGGATCGCCGGCGTCGCGCTGGGCTTCGGTGCGCAGAGCCTGGTGAAGGACCTGATCGCCGGCCTCTTCATGCTGATCGAGGACCAGTACGGCGTGGGCGACAACGTCGACCTGGGCGAGGCGATGGGCGTGGTCGAGTCGGTCGGCCTACGGGTCACCACAGTGCGCGACGGCCGCGGCGTGCTCTGGTACATCCGCAACGGCGAGATCATCCGGGTGGGGAACAAGAGCCAGGGCTGGGCCCTCGTGGTGGTGGACCTTCCGATCGGTTTCAACAGCACCGAGGAGGCCACCGCGGTGCTACGGACTGCGGCCGCCTCGGTCGCCATGGACCCGGAGCTGTCGCCGGAGATCGTGGAGGCGCCCGAGGTGCTGGGCGTCGAGCAGGTGACGGTGGACGGCGCCGTCATCCGCACCGTGGTGAAGACGACAGCGGACGGGCAGTTCGCGGTGGGCCGGGAGTTGCGTCGGCGTCTCGCGGAGGCTCTGGAGAATTCGGGGATCACGGCGCAGATCGCGGCCGCCCGCATCTATCCCGGTCTGTCGACCCGGCCGTTGCCCGAAGGTGAGACCGGGCAGGGCGGCGCCACCTGA
- a CDS encoding NUDIX hydrolase — translation MHIAADGEAVDIITVGDHWQSSWYPPSNLPTGTPHGSTGVCTVGDRVVLVSDDGRHWQLPGGRPEDGEDWSDTLAREVSEEACATVLDCRLLGFSRGVCVRGPEQGLVLVRALWRADVRLDAWRPAHEMVERRLVPPESVWDALTVPVDWEPIYRRILVEAGIPAGR, via the coding sequence GTGCACATCGCAGCGGACGGGGAAGCCGTCGACATCATCACGGTTGGGGACCACTGGCAGTCCTCCTGGTATCCGCCCTCGAACCTCCCCACTGGCACTCCACACGGATCGACCGGGGTCTGCACAGTCGGCGATCGTGTGGTCCTGGTCAGCGATGACGGCAGACACTGGCAGCTGCCGGGCGGACGCCCGGAGGACGGCGAGGACTGGTCCGACACCCTGGCCCGCGAGGTGAGCGAGGAGGCGTGCGCGACGGTGCTCGACTGTCGACTGCTGGGCTTCAGCCGCGGGGTGTGCGTGCGGGGGCCAGAGCAGGGTCTCGTGCTCGTGCGGGCCCTGTGGCGCGCCGACGTCCGCCTGGACGCCTGGAGGCCCGCGCACGAAATGGTCGAGCGGCGCCTCGTCCCTCCGGAAAGCGTGTGGGATGCGTTGACCGTGCCTGTCGACTGGGAGCCGATCTACCGCCGAATCTTGGTCGAGGCAGGCATCCCGGCTGGTCGGTAG
- a CDS encoding HNH endonuclease has protein sequence MPDIRPTVGSGALVLNATYEPLCVVSVRRAAILVLSAKAVCVADGDGILHSARNALPVPSVVRLTRFVRVPYRTHVGLSRRAIFARDGWRCAYCRGPAETIDHVFPRSRGGRHAWENVVAACARCNHTKGDKTPAEMGWRLHALPAAPKGTAWRVLGHRAPDPRWADWLDLREPEAAA, from the coding sequence ATGCCTGACATACGACCCACGGTGGGCTCCGGCGCGTTGGTCCTCAACGCCACCTACGAGCCGCTGTGTGTCGTGTCGGTGCGTCGCGCCGCGATCCTCGTCCTCTCCGCCAAGGCGGTCTGCGTCGCCGATGGTGACGGCATTTTGCACAGCGCCCGGAACGCGCTCCCGGTGCCATCCGTGGTCCGGTTGACGCGCTTTGTCCGGGTGCCGTACCGAACACATGTCGGGCTGTCCCGGCGGGCGATCTTCGCCCGGGACGGGTGGCGGTGCGCCTACTGCCGGGGTCCGGCCGAGACCATCGACCACGTCTTTCCGCGCAGCCGGGGCGGCCGGCACGCCTGGGAGAACGTGGTCGCCGCGTGCGCCCGCTGCAACCACACCAAGGGCGACAAGACCCCGGCCGAGATGGGGTGGCGGTTACACGCGTTGCCGGCGGCCCCGAAGGGCACCGCCTGGCGGGTGCTCGGGCACCGCGCCCCTGACCCCCGCTGGGCCGACTGGCTGGACCTGCGGGAGCCCGAGGCGGCCGCCTGA
- a CDS encoding MFS transporter: MEATVPNERPSAEGPATFREVFAQHEFRAVFVAGALSWVGDYVAKAAVTLLVYQQTRSVALSAAAFAVSFLPWLLGGPVLAALAERYPYRRVMVACDLIRMALMVLIAIPSLPYQVVLVLIFAATLANPPSQAAKSALIPQLLTGDRLVVGLSVNGSVGQAAQVVGYVFGAAVAAINPEVALLFNAATFGLSALLVRLGVRDRPAVMNPAHRSHLLRETRQGFGIVFRTPVLRAIAVLVFSAMLFSIVPEGLAAAWANDESRGAVSAGTAQAAIMVANPVGFILGGLLVSRLFGPTRRLKLMRPLAVLAPLVLVPVLLDPPPLVVALLAALCGFAVAGMMPMANGLFVQALPNGFRARAFGVMATGVQVIQGFAVLVTGVLAERFPIPIVVGVWSAAGVVLMVVATLRWPDRQTVDDAITAASTANADPPPSGPDGPAGDGSVGGTADPHAGDGHRRHAVT; the protein is encoded by the coding sequence ATGGAGGCGACGGTGCCTAACGAGCGACCTTCCGCGGAAGGTCCCGCCACGTTTCGCGAAGTGTTCGCCCAGCACGAGTTCCGGGCTGTGTTCGTGGCCGGCGCTCTCTCCTGGGTCGGCGACTATGTCGCGAAGGCCGCCGTCACCCTGCTCGTCTATCAGCAGACCCGGTCCGTCGCGCTGTCCGCGGCCGCCTTCGCGGTCAGCTTCCTGCCGTGGTTGCTCGGCGGTCCCGTGCTCGCCGCACTCGCGGAGCGGTACCCGTACCGACGGGTGATGGTGGCGTGCGACCTCATCCGGATGGCGCTGATGGTGCTCATCGCCATTCCCAGCCTGCCGTACCAGGTGGTGCTGGTGCTCATCTTCGCCGCCACGTTGGCCAACCCACCGAGCCAGGCGGCGAAGTCCGCGCTGATCCCGCAGTTGCTCACCGGGGACCGACTGGTGGTGGGGCTGTCGGTGAACGGCAGCGTCGGGCAGGCCGCCCAGGTCGTGGGGTACGTCTTCGGCGCCGCTGTCGCCGCGATCAACCCGGAGGTGGCGCTGCTGTTCAACGCGGCCACGTTCGGCCTCTCGGCGCTGTTGGTTCGCCTCGGTGTGCGCGACCGCCCGGCGGTGATGAACCCGGCGCACCGCAGTCACCTGCTGCGGGAGACTCGCCAGGGGTTCGGCATCGTCTTCCGTACACCTGTGCTGCGGGCCATCGCGGTGCTGGTGTTCAGCGCGATGCTCTTCTCGATCGTGCCGGAGGGGCTGGCCGCGGCCTGGGCCAATGACGAGAGCCGTGGTGCGGTGAGCGCGGGCACAGCGCAAGCGGCGATCATGGTGGCGAACCCGGTCGGCTTCATCCTCGGTGGGTTGCTGGTGAGTCGCCTGTTCGGGCCGACTCGCCGACTGAAGCTGATGCGGCCGCTCGCGGTGCTCGCCCCGTTGGTGCTCGTACCGGTGCTGCTCGACCCGCCGCCGTTGGTGGTCGCGCTGCTCGCCGCGCTCTGCGGGTTCGCGGTCGCGGGCATGATGCCGATGGCCAACGGGTTGTTCGTCCAGGCGCTGCCGAACGGGTTCCGGGCCCGCGCCTTCGGCGTGATGGCAACGGGTGTGCAGGTCATCCAGGGTTTCGCGGTGCTGGTAACCGGGGTGCTCGCCGAGCGGTTCCCCATCCCGATCGTGGTCGGGGTGTGGAGCGCGGCCGGGGTGGTGCTGATGGTGGTGGCCACGTTGCGCTGGCCGGACCGGCAGACGGTGGACGACGCGATCACTGCCGCCTCGACGGCCAACGCCGATCCGCCGCCCTCCGGGCCCGACGGTCCGGCCGGCGACGGCTCGGTCGGAGGCACCGCCGACCCGCACGCCGGTGACGGCCACCGCCGGCACGCGGTGACCTGA
- a CDS encoding tryptophan 2,3-dioxygenase, whose amino-acid sequence MDQTERRAPNRRATVQPVTPGQRAEQAARTGGEPTLEFADMVPYDAYVQASALHKMQHPLSSDPGEMSFLMVSQIMELYFGLTCHELRETQRLIRADQIWEALAPLGRAKLHLEGLNAAWQGLRWMSPADFNRFRNLLGEASGFQSAMYRQLEFLLGLRDSTLIRPFRRQAEVHAALSAALTTPSLWDDVLALLARRGFDLPDDLLDRDVAVEHDPHPLVEAAWVRIYDDASPDNHLRLLGEALSAVAEEFGDWRWNHVKAVQRTMGAKVGSGGSAGLAWLQRSMARVVFPELWSARTAM is encoded by the coding sequence GTGGATCAGACGGAGCGGCGGGCGCCGAACCGCCGTGCCACGGTGCAGCCGGTGACCCCCGGACAGCGTGCCGAGCAGGCGGCGCGCACCGGTGGCGAGCCGACGCTGGAGTTCGCCGACATGGTGCCGTACGACGCGTACGTGCAGGCCAGTGCCCTGCACAAGATGCAGCACCCGCTCAGCAGCGACCCGGGCGAGATGTCCTTCCTGATGGTCAGCCAGATCATGGAGCTGTACTTCGGGCTGACCTGCCACGAACTGCGGGAGACCCAGCGGCTGATCCGCGCCGACCAGATCTGGGAGGCGCTGGCCCCGCTGGGCCGAGCCAAGCTGCACCTGGAAGGGCTCAACGCCGCCTGGCAGGGCCTGCGCTGGATGAGCCCGGCCGACTTCAACAGGTTCCGCAACCTGCTCGGCGAGGCCTCCGGCTTCCAGTCGGCGATGTACCGGCAGTTGGAATTCCTACTCGGGTTGCGCGACTCGACGCTGATCCGCCCGTTCCGCCGGCAGGCCGAGGTGCACGCCGCGCTGAGCGCCGCGCTGACCACCCCGAGCCTCTGGGATGACGTGCTCGCGCTGCTCGCTCGACGCGGCTTCGACCTTCCCGACGACCTGCTCGACCGGGACGTGGCCGTCGAACACGACCCGCACCCGTTGGTCGAGGCGGCCTGGGTACGGATCTACGACGACGCCAGCCCGGACAACCACCTGCGGCTGCTCGGCGAGGCGCTGAGCGCTGTCGCCGAGGAGTTCGGCGACTGGCGCTGGAACCATGTCAAGGCGGTGCAGCGGACGATGGGTGCCAAGGTCGGCAGCGGCGGCTCCGCCGGCCTGGCGTGGTTGCAGCGCAGCATGGCCCGGGTGGTCTTCCCGGAGCTGTGGTCGGCCCGCACCGCGATGTGA